One window of Novipirellula aureliae genomic DNA carries:
- a CDS encoding VWA domain-containing protein, producing MLPFHLSFDHPAYLWLLLGLPLVWWIGYRSLAALGRFRRFLAFLFRSSVWSCVVLALAGVQLVWVSDRVTVMYLLDQSESIPRVKRQAMLDYVTRNVRRHRDSQREDRAGIVVFGRDASIEVPPFDDDIPPLRRLESLRDRTDATNLESALNLAQASMPEDSSRRIVIVTDGNENIGQAQKLAARAAESGIGIDVVPVQLDAKSEVLVEKIDLPENIRKGQPFEARVVISNYSDASVSKPVNGKLRVKQNVGGEESLLLEQSVTLDRGKNVFPLRHQIEQPAAYTYEAEFVPDTADDDGIRQNNSATAYTYVRGKGRVLIIENKTRLGDFDLMTEALRDNNIEVVTMPSDDLFSSLAELQAYDAVILANVPRIAGESSELVSSFSDEQIEMLVRNTQQLGAGLFMIGGPEAFGAGYWAGTELEKAMPVDFKIRNTKIQAVGALACIMHASEMAEGNYWQKVIARSAIEQLGPADYAGVLHWSFNGDAWLWGGRNGLLEVGVNRKAMLAAVGRMTPGDMPQFDPAMKMAVAGLTRTPASIKHCIIISDGDPSAPSPTTIQSFKTNNITISTVAVESHGLSDSRRLQEIAQATGGKYYAVRDGRALPKIFQREARRVSRPLVYEPPGGASPEIIFPHAMLDGVDRSLPNVNGFVLTQTKDSPLAQVLIQSPKPDSPENATILAVWTYGLGRTAVLTTDSGARWASAWTEWPGYEKFYAQLVRWLMRPTGDRGKFSVATQVRDGEVQVVVSALDQDDSFLNFLDMNASALDPSLKPLPLRMRQTAPGRYVGTFPADEAGSYFVNVIPGPGAAPLTTGVTVPYSDEFRVRETNQALLQALASTKPRGGDPGEIFPPLEGQPSEELIDSNAFRGGLSLARSFKDAWPWFVLVSCGLFLGDVFVRRVAINFNWVGRTIDRLRGSANEVETQTTARLDALRKSKDSLGNTIEQRRTSIRFEPSAAEQAESSATDTIGDIRVAPSKTKPTIEQQPDEGPSYTERLLEAKRKAKRKD from the coding sequence ATGCTTCCGTTCCACCTCTCCTTTGACCATCCTGCCTATCTTTGGCTGTTGTTGGGACTACCACTGGTTTGGTGGATTGGCTATCGCTCATTGGCCGCGCTCGGTCGTTTTCGCCGTTTCTTGGCATTCTTATTTCGATCGTCGGTTTGGTCGTGCGTCGTCCTGGCTCTCGCGGGCGTTCAATTGGTGTGGGTCAGCGACCGGGTCACGGTCATGTACTTGCTCGATCAATCCGAGAGTATCCCGCGAGTCAAACGGCAAGCGATGCTCGACTACGTTACCCGCAACGTCCGCAGGCACCGCGACAGCCAGCGTGAAGACCGCGCGGGGATCGTCGTCTTTGGCCGCGACGCTTCGATCGAAGTCCCTCCCTTTGATGACGACATCCCTCCGCTTAGGCGACTTGAAAGTTTACGTGATCGCACCGATGCGACCAACTTGGAATCGGCGCTCAATTTAGCCCAAGCTTCGATGCCCGAAGATTCGTCGCGGCGAATCGTGATTGTGACCGATGGAAACGAGAACATCGGGCAAGCACAAAAACTAGCTGCTCGAGCTGCCGAATCGGGAATTGGGATCGATGTTGTCCCCGTTCAACTCGATGCCAAAAGCGAAGTTCTTGTCGAAAAGATTGACCTGCCCGAAAACATTCGTAAGGGGCAACCGTTCGAAGCACGTGTCGTCATCAGTAATTACTCTGATGCAAGTGTTAGTAAACCGGTCAATGGAAAACTAAGAGTCAAGCAAAACGTTGGCGGCGAAGAATCGCTGTTGCTGGAACAATCGGTCACGCTCGACCGTGGTAAGAACGTTTTTCCATTGCGGCATCAAATTGAACAACCTGCGGCGTACACTTACGAAGCCGAATTTGTTCCCGACACCGCCGACGATGATGGAATCCGCCAAAACAATAGCGCCACCGCTTACACCTATGTGCGAGGCAAAGGCCGCGTCCTTATCATCGAGAACAAAACACGCCTCGGTGACTTTGATTTGATGACGGAAGCACTTCGTGATAACAACATCGAGGTCGTCACGATGCCGAGCGATGATCTGTTCAGCTCATTAGCAGAACTACAAGCTTACGACGCCGTGATTTTGGCGAACGTACCTCGCATCGCAGGCGAATCGAGCGAACTGGTCAGTTCCTTCTCGGACGAGCAAATCGAGATGCTGGTGCGAAACACACAGCAACTCGGGGCGGGGCTATTTATGATCGGAGGTCCCGAAGCATTTGGTGCTGGCTATTGGGCAGGAACGGAACTCGAAAAAGCGATGCCGGTCGATTTCAAAATTCGCAACACGAAGATTCAAGCGGTCGGAGCGTTAGCATGTATCATGCACGCCAGCGAGATGGCAGAGGGGAATTATTGGCAAAAGGTGATCGCTCGTTCGGCAATCGAACAACTTGGACCGGCCGACTATGCCGGTGTGTTGCACTGGAGTTTTAACGGCGATGCTTGGCTTTGGGGTGGTCGCAATGGATTGCTCGAAGTCGGTGTGAATCGCAAAGCGATGCTCGCTGCGGTCGGACGAATGACCCCCGGCGATATGCCTCAGTTCGACCCAGCGATGAAGATGGCCGTCGCTGGTTTGACGCGAACGCCCGCGTCGATCAAACACTGTATCATCATCAGTGACGGTGATCCTAGCGCTCCATCACCGACGACCATCCAATCATTTAAAACCAACAATATTACGATCAGCACCGTGGCGGTTGAATCGCATGGCTTGTCCGACAGTCGGCGGCTGCAAGAGATCGCTCAAGCGACGGGCGGCAAGTACTACGCCGTTCGCGACGGCAGGGCATTGCCGAAGATCTTCCAGCGCGAAGCACGCCGTGTATCGCGTCCTTTGGTCTACGAACCTCCCGGTGGAGCGTCGCCTGAAATCATCTTTCCACACGCGATGCTCGACGGCGTCGACCGCTCCTTGCCAAACGTCAATGGGTTCGTCCTAACCCAAACCAAAGATAGCCCATTGGCACAAGTCTTGATTCAATCTCCCAAACCCGATTCGCCTGAAAATGCGACCATCTTGGCCGTTTGGACTTACGGCCTCGGACGCACCGCCGTTTTGACCACAGACTCCGGTGCACGATGGGCATCGGCTTGGACCGAGTGGCCTGGGTACGAAAAGTTTTATGCCCAGTTGGTGCGTTGGCTGATGCGTCCGACCGGCGATCGTGGTAAATTTTCGGTCGCGACTCAGGTGCGAGATGGAGAGGTGCAGGTGGTCGTCAGTGCACTCGATCAAGACGACTCATTTCTAAACTTCTTGGACATGAATGCATCCGCACTCGACCCCAGCTTAAAGCCGCTGCCGCTAAGAATGCGCCAAACCGCTCCCGGACGTTATGTTGGTACCTTTCCAGCGGATGAAGCTGGCAGCTACTTTGTCAACGTTATCCCTGGCCCCGGTGCCGCACCACTGACCACCGGCGTGACGGTTCCCTATAGCGATGAATTCCGCGTCCGTGAAACGAACCAAGCCTTGTTACAAGCACTCGCTTCGACCAAACCTCGTGGTGGCGATCCAGGCGAGATCTTTCCGCCACTCGAAGGACAACCTAGCGAAGAGCTGATCGATTCCAACGCATTTCGCGGTGGCTTGTCTCTAGCCAGAAGTTTCAAGGATGCATGGCCTTGGTTCGTGCTGGTCAGTTGTGGACTATTTCTTGGTGACGTTTTTGTTCGTCGCGTCGCAATCAATTTCAACTGGGTCGGGCGGACCATTGACCGACTTCGCGGCAGCGCCAACGAGGTTGAAACGCAAACAACGGCACGGCTCGATGCACTTCGTAAGAGCAAAGATTCACTAGGCAATACGATTGAGCAGAGACGAACAAGCATACGATTCGAACCCTCCGCAGCGGAACAAGCCGAATCATCCGCAACCGATACGATCGGTGACATTCGAGTCGCACCATCGAAAACGAAACCGACGATTGAGCAGCAACCCGACGAAGGCCCGAGCTACACCGAAAGGCTGCTAGAAGCAAAACGCAAAGCCAAGAGAAAAGATTAG
- a CDS encoding sugar kinase, translating into MNTIVTFGEIMCRLATPGHLRLRQTRQFDVIYAGAEASVASSICNFGGQARFVTALPKHVLADATIDTLRSVGIDTHSVVRTDRGRLGLYFLETGANQRPSNVVYDRADSSISITPADEYDWDQIFVDASWLHLSGITPALSATAAEATRVAAERAQAAGVTVSCDLNFRKKLWQWEASKKPRELAEQTMRKLLPYLDVVIANEEDCADVLGIHAHETNVESGILDTRRYPDVARQLVAQFPNVKKVGITLRESISASHNNWGAMLYDASSDQPYFAPLDENGNYHAYSIKNIVDRVGGGDSFAAGLIFALTTDELSEPQTALRFAVAASCLKHSILGDVNYSTRAEVESLMGGSTSGRVVR; encoded by the coding sequence ATGAACACGATTGTAACCTTTGGCGAAATCATGTGCCGCTTGGCAACCCCCGGCCATTTACGCTTACGACAAACCCGTCAATTTGACGTCATCTATGCCGGTGCAGAAGCCAGTGTTGCGTCATCGATTTGTAACTTTGGCGGCCAAGCACGATTCGTGACCGCGCTGCCCAAGCATGTTCTCGCCGATGCAACCATCGACACCCTCCGCTCGGTTGGCATCGATACCCATTCGGTTGTGCGTACCGACCGCGGTCGGTTGGGTCTGTACTTTTTGGAAACCGGTGCCAACCAAAGACCGAGTAACGTCGTGTACGACCGTGCGGATTCCTCGATCTCGATCACGCCAGCGGACGAATATGATTGGGACCAGATCTTCGTCGACGCATCCTGGTTGCACCTCAGCGGGATCACGCCTGCGTTGTCAGCAACCGCCGCCGAGGCAACACGGGTGGCCGCTGAGCGCGCACAGGCTGCGGGAGTCACCGTGTCCTGTGACCTGAATTTTCGCAAAAAGCTTTGGCAATGGGAGGCGTCGAAAAAACCTCGTGAATTGGCCGAGCAAACGATGCGAAAACTACTGCCTTATCTCGATGTCGTGATTGCCAACGAAGAGGACTGCGCCGATGTACTAGGCATTCACGCCCACGAGACGAATGTGGAAAGTGGGATTCTCGATACCCGTCGCTACCCCGACGTCGCTCGACAATTGGTAGCTCAGTTCCCCAATGTCAAAAAGGTTGGCATCACGCTACGCGAAAGTATCTCGGCTTCGCACAACAATTGGGGTGCAATGCTCTATGACGCGTCTAGCGACCAACCGTACTTTGCCCCGCTCGACGAAAACGGCAACTACCATGCTTATTCGATTAAGAACATCGTTGATCGTGTGGGTGGCGGGGATTCCTTTGCCGCAGGACTGATTTTTGCGTTGACGACCGATGAGCTAAGCGAACCACAAACGGCACTCCGTTTCGCCGTCGCCGCATCCTGTCTGAAACACAGCATTCTCGGCGACGTCAACTATTCGACACGTGCGGAAGTGGAATCGTTAATGGGCGGCAGCACGAGCGGGCGAGTCGTCCGTTAG
- a CDS encoding DUF3299 domain-containing protein: protein MTAEPKMSTTELYMSTSDSSVDFPYRALSRAAIYSIFFFVLSLLGLIPLFAPMIVLALIGFGFALAGLRAIRRYPNEFSGIGIARFGIIANASLFVCALAMHTYIYMTEVPEGYTRVPFYELKQPDNAPDVPTEFAMEIDGENVFIKGYIHPSSGGGLLRQFILVPDLGTCCFGGQPRSTAMIEVTVTGGKSVEGGMTKRKLAGKFILNRVPQKKTDFDNIVFYRLKADQVQ from the coding sequence ATGACTGCCGAACCAAAAATGTCGACCACAGAGCTCTACATGTCGACTTCGGACTCATCGGTCGATTTCCCCTATCGAGCACTTAGCCGGGCGGCGATTTACTCGATCTTCTTCTTCGTTTTGTCACTGCTGGGTTTGATCCCTTTGTTCGCTCCGATGATTGTCTTGGCACTGATCGGATTCGGGTTTGCGCTCGCAGGCCTACGAGCGATCCGGCGGTATCCGAATGAGTTCAGTGGTATCGGTATTGCTCGGTTTGGCATCATTGCCAATGCATCGTTGTTCGTATGTGCCTTAGCAATGCATACGTACATTTACATGACGGAGGTTCCCGAAGGATACACGCGGGTCCCGTTTTATGAGCTGAAACAACCCGACAACGCCCCCGACGTCCCGACTGAGTTTGCAATGGAAATTGATGGTGAAAATGTCTTTATCAAAGGCTATATCCATCCTTCCTCCGGTGGTGGATTGCTAAGACAATTCATTTTGGTGCCCGACCTTGGCACATGTTGTTTCGGCGGCCAGCCGCGAAGCACGGCGATGATCGAGGTAACCGTGACAGGCGGAAAGAGCGTCGAGGGAGGAATGACGAAGCGGAAATTGGCTGGCAAATTTATTCTTAACCGCGTTCCACAAAAGAAGACTGACTTTGACAACATTGTGTTCTATCGCTTAAAAGCTGACCAAGTCCAGTAA
- a CDS encoding cytochrome-c peroxidase, which translates to MCNRHLTKPLLPTTCPSVCSLTLSVAILLVSAHSVAMADLPTASKAMSNQVVLGEGDLLTGIPQTSDSSGGDLTTEELMEWLANPSVHETLEVSLPQGLDAAKANLHIPADNPMTRAKIELGRQLYFDPRLSSDSTISCASCHDPDQGYGANTQFGIGVRDQEGNRNSPVAYNRILSKAQFHDGRAASLEEQAVGPIENPIEMGNTHSTCVECLTAIPGYKLQFNAIFPDGLTIENVGKALATFERAIVTGPAPYDYYAPLKQFEKTFAEDLDYLDEEPELKEQYDALKAAYAKHPMSESAERGMELTFGKANCTACHAGANFTDEQYHNIGVGMDAEKPDLGRYEITKEDKDRGAFKTPTMRNVAASPPYMHDGSQATLEEVIEWYDLGGHANPWLSDKMMKLNLTEQEKKDLVAFMVEGLTGDFPMVEQGRLPE; encoded by the coding sequence ATGTGCAATCGTCATTTGACCAAACCGTTGTTGCCAACCACCTGTCCAAGCGTATGCTCTCTAACGCTCTCGGTAGCGATACTGCTTGTCAGTGCTCATTCGGTCGCGATGGCCGATCTACCAACCGCATCGAAAGCGATGTCCAACCAAGTGGTGCTTGGGGAAGGAGACCTGCTTACCGGCATTCCCCAAACCAGTGATTCTAGCGGAGGTGATTTGACGACAGAGGAATTGATGGAATGGTTGGCAAACCCCAGCGTCCACGAGACCCTCGAGGTATCGCTTCCACAGGGGCTTGATGCCGCGAAAGCGAATCTCCACATACCAGCCGACAATCCAATGACCCGAGCGAAGATCGAATTGGGGCGACAACTTTATTTCGATCCTCGTCTCTCTTCGGACTCCACCATTTCATGTGCGTCTTGCCACGACCCAGACCAAGGCTACGGTGCCAATACGCAGTTCGGGATTGGTGTGCGTGATCAAGAGGGAAATCGCAATTCACCCGTCGCTTACAATCGCATTTTGAGCAAAGCTCAATTCCACGACGGACGCGCCGCATCGCTCGAAGAGCAAGCCGTTGGTCCGATCGAAAACCCGATCGAAATGGGAAATACACATTCAACCTGTGTCGAATGTCTGACCGCGATCCCAGGTTACAAACTTCAATTCAATGCGATTTTCCCCGATGGATTAACGATCGAGAATGTGGGTAAAGCTCTTGCAACCTTCGAACGAGCAATCGTGACCGGGCCAGCACCTTATGACTACTATGCTCCACTAAAACAGTTTGAAAAAACGTTTGCCGAGGACCTGGATTACTTGGATGAAGAACCGGAATTGAAGGAGCAATACGATGCGTTGAAAGCCGCGTATGCGAAACACCCGATGAGTGAATCGGCCGAGCGAGGAATGGAGTTGACGTTTGGAAAAGCGAACTGTACCGCTTGTCACGCCGGTGCGAATTTCACGGACGAACAATATCACAATATTGGCGTTGGAATGGACGCAGAGAAGCCTGACCTTGGACGTTATGAAATCACGAAAGAAGACAAGGATCGTGGCGCATTCAAAACGCCAACGATGCGAAATGTCGCCGCTTCGCCGCCCTACATGCACGATGGTAGCCAAGCAACACTCGAAGAAGTGATCGAATGGTATGACCTCGGCGGACACGCCAACCCTTGGCTCAGCGACAAAATGATGAAGCTAAACCTGACCGAGCAAGAGAAGAAGGACTTGGTTGCGTTCATGGTGGAAGGCTTGACGGGCGATTTCCCAATGGTCGAGCAAGGCAGGTTGCCCGAATAG
- a CDS encoding calmodulin-binding protein: protein MIRHLILAAVVCCGCLATADSASADQRAYGQQWGGQPGPRDWNRFYHYPYVYYPQNFYSQEYFQSNGSMYQRYPQEMQIPVYNKNWHNYYPSSRRFHQGHHFILDVF, encoded by the coding sequence ATGATCCGCCACCTAATACTTGCTGCTGTGGTCTGTTGTGGTTGCCTCGCCACCGCCGACTCTGCCTCGGCCGACCAACGAGCCTACGGCCAACAATGGGGAGGCCAACCCGGTCCTCGTGACTGGAACCGCTTCTATCACTATCCGTACGTATACTATCCGCAAAATTTCTATAGCCAAGAGTACTTTCAAAGCAATGGCAGTATGTACCAGCGTTATCCGCAAGAGATGCAGATTCCGGTGTACAACAAGAATTGGCACAACTATTACCCCAGTAGCCGCCGCTTCCACCAAGGTCACCACTTTATTTTGGACGTCTTTTAA
- a CDS encoding DUF3299 domain-containing protein, whose amino-acid sequence MTFLLARHRQAVALLMFVFLSSMATAQEEETRKPVEIRKSSEASIAKGDITFDDLQFEITKDASFEKGMLSKDVKRLDGLKVKLRGYILPSTLFKETDIEQFVLVRDNQECCFGPGAALFDCVIIEMLPGRTTDFVTRPVTVTGKFKIETEKYKYPGGKGPGGASHFAIFKIAGESVK is encoded by the coding sequence TTGACATTTTTACTCGCTCGCCATCGCCAAGCCGTTGCCCTTTTGATGTTCGTTTTTCTCTCGAGCATGGCAACGGCTCAGGAGGAGGAGACTCGCAAGCCGGTTGAGATTCGCAAGAGCAGCGAAGCATCGATTGCGAAGGGGGATATCACCTTTGATGATCTACAGTTTGAGATCACGAAGGATGCCTCCTTCGAAAAAGGGATGTTAAGCAAAGACGTCAAACGGCTTGATGGGTTGAAGGTCAAACTTCGCGGCTACATTTTGCCGAGCACCTTGTTCAAAGAAACCGATATCGAGCAATTCGTTTTGGTTCGTGACAACCAAGAATGTTGTTTTGGTCCCGGTGCGGCATTGTTCGACTGCGTGATCATTGAAATGCTTCCCGGCCGGACGACCGATTTTGTGACTCGCCCCGTCACGGTGACGGGGAAGTTCAAAATCGAAACGGAAAAGTACAAATATCCTGGCGGCAAAGGGCCTGGCGGGGCCAGCCATTTTGCGATCTTCAAAATTGCTGGCGAATCGGTAAAGTAG